Proteins from a genomic interval of Psychrobacter fulvigenes:
- a CDS encoding ABZJ_00895 family protein, with protein MSRTTPNLSKHDARPTHSQPELAIKLARYVGYFAIGYVLASTLFMMIQTKVALNSQLVTALSIFLGAYIAVNKFIKHQQRALNREEINRLMFGGILVVWLLTAIYFLALWVWLFDDANREVLIEMTLQQPLPLVSALVMILVLTLVSARISIWAVNRLLDPQRKMS; from the coding sequence ATGTCACGCACGACGCCCAATCTCAGCAAGCATGATGCCCGACCAACACATTCTCAGCCAGAGTTAGCCATCAAATTGGCGAGATATGTGGGATATTTTGCGATCGGTTATGTGCTTGCTAGCACCTTATTTATGATGATTCAGACCAAAGTTGCCCTCAACTCGCAACTGGTCACGGCGCTTTCCATCTTTTTGGGCGCTTATATAGCAGTCAATAAATTCATTAAGCACCAACAGCGGGCGCTAAATAGAGAGGAGATCAATCGCTTGATGTTCGGCGGTATCCTTGTCGTTTGGTTACTAACGGCTATTTACTTTTTGGCTCTGTGGGTATGGCTCTTTGATGACGCCAATCGTGAAGTATTGATTGAGATGACTCTGCAACAACCCCTGCCATTAGTGTCGGCACTGGTGATGATATTGGTGCTGACCTTAGTCAGTGCCCGAATCAGTATTTGGGCAGTGAATCGCTTACTTGATCCACAACGCAAGATGTCTTAA